One part of the Vicia villosa cultivar HV-30 ecotype Madison, WI linkage group LG6, Vvil1.0, whole genome shotgun sequence genome encodes these proteins:
- the LOC131613833 gene encoding uncharacterized protein LOC131613833: MVNKAVENGDFIGCNVKGKCFVDVLQFADDTLLVGDGSWKHLWVIKEVLRGFKILSGLSINYNKSKLIGININSRFLDVVTSSISCKREEKEFSFLGICIGSNPIRIKFWSPLVENIRKRFRTWKGRWLSFGGRITLLKSVLGSLPIFTLSFYLAPKKWKWRILENTNSIWYRMLKARYGDIKLRMVIEGGRLDNYCTKLVWWSDILSLEKRTSGGSFVNNDVVVACMGAWISDV, from the exons ATGGTTAATAAGGCGGTTGAAAATGGGGATTTTATTGGTTGTAATGTTAAAGGTAAATGTTTTGTTGATGTGCTTCAATTTGCAGATGACACTTTATTAGTAGGAGATGGTAGTTGGAAGCACTTATGGGTCATCAAAGAGGTGTTGAGAGGTTTTAAGATTTTGTCTGGTCTCAGCATTAATTACAACAAGAGCAAGCTTATTGGAATAAACATTAATTCTCGTTTCTTGGATGTGGTTACTTCCTCTATCTCTTGTAAAAGGGAGGAAAAGgagttttcttttcttggtatcTGTATTGGTTCTAATCCTATAAGGATAAAGTTTTGGAGCCCTTTGGTGGAAAATATTAGGAAGCGTTTCAGAACTTGGAAAGGGAGGTGGCTTAGTTTTGGGGGAAGAATTACTCTTTTGAAATCAGTGTTAGGTAGTTTACCTATATTCACTCTCTCTTTCTACCTGGCTCCTAAAAAG tggaagtggagaatcTTGGAGAACACTAACTCTATTTGGTATCGGATGCTTAAAGCTCGATATGGAGATATTAAGCTTAGGATGGTTATTGAAGGAGGAAGGCTTGATAATTATTGTACGAAATTGGTTTGGTGGTCGGATATTTTGTCTTTGGAGAAAAGAACGTCCGGAGGCTCTTTTGTCAATAAT GATGTTGTCGTTGCTTGTATGGGAGCTTGGATCAGTGATGTGTGA
- the LOC131613832 gene encoding uncharacterized protein LOC131613832, which yields MVNKAVENGDFIGCNVKGKCFVDVLQFADDTLLVGDGSWKHLWVIKEVLRGFKILSGLSINYNKSKLIGININSRFLDVVTSSISCKREEKEFSFLGICIGSNPIRIKFWSPLVENIRKRFRTWKGRWLSFGGRITLLKSVLGSLPIFTLSFYLAPKKWKWRILENTNSIWYRMLKARYGDIKLRMVIEGGRLDNYCTKLVWWSDILSLEKRTSGGSFVNNVSFRIGDGWCRCLYGSLDQ from the exons ATGGTTAATAAGGCGGTTGAAAATGGGGATTTTATTGGTTGTAATGTTAAAGGTAAATGTTTTGTTGATGTGCTTCAATTTGCAGATGACACTTTATTAGTAGGAGATGGTAGTTGGAAGCACTTATGGGTCATCAAAGAGGTGTTGAGAGGTTTTAAGATTTTGTCTGGTCTCAGCATTAATTACAACAAGAGCAAGCTTATTGGAATAAACATTAATTCTCGTTTCTTGGATGTGGTTACTTCCTCTATCTCTTGTAAAAGGGAGGAAAAGgagttttcttttcttggtatcTGTATTGGTTCTAATCCTATAAGGATAAAGTTTTGGAGCCCTTTGGTGGAAAATATTAGGAAGCGTTTCAGAACTTGGAAAGGGAGGTGGCTTAGTTTTGGGGGAAGAATTACTCTTTTGAAATCAGTGTTAGGTAGTTTACCTATATTCACTCTCTCTTTCTACCTGGCTCCTAAAAAG tggaagtggagaatcTTGGAGAACACTAACTCTATTTGGTATCGGATGCTTAAAGCTCGATATGGAGATATTAAGCTTAGGATGGTTATTGAAGGAGGAAGGCTTGATAATTATTGTACGAAATTGGTTTGGTGGTCGGATATTTTGTCTTTGGAGAAAAGAACGTCCGGAGGCTCTTTTGTCAATAATGTTTCTTTCCGTATTGGTGACG GATGGTGTCGTTGCTTGTATGGGAGCTTGGATCAGTGA